From the Candidatus Bathyarchaeota archaeon genome, one window contains:
- a CDS encoding bifunctional 5,6,7,8-tetrahydromethanopterin hydro-lyase/3-hexulose-6-phosphate synthase, whose protein sequence is MPIADDYGFEDLSNTYLIGEALVGEGNEVAHIDLMIGDKTGPVGQAFAQGMTNLSAGHTPLLAVIRPNLPPKPHTLIVPKVTVKNMADTGKIFGPAQAAVAKAVADSVEEGVVPADKVDDWVIICSVFIHPQAADFRRIYQYNYGATKMALQRALKKYPTIEKINYDKDRAKHPIMGFKVPRLWRPPYLQISLDAPSLEGAKRILSQLPGSDRIIIEVGTPLIKRYGTRVINDLRQTAKDAFMVADLKTLDVGKVEADIAYEDTADAVVAAGLAPPETLDSFVHEAKRLGIYAIIDMLNVEDVLVKLKSLKNFPDVVILHRGIDQETGRSCGLERIKLIREAFSDKKFLIAVAGGIVPETAKEALAQGADILIVGRYVTQSKDTERAVRDFLELTQNMREDVDLFRVHVE, encoded by the coding sequence ATGCCCATTGCAGATGACTACGGCTTTGAAGACCTCTCAAACACGTATCTTATTGGCGAAGCCTTAGTTGGCGAAGGAAACGAAGTTGCCCACATTGACTTGATGATAGGCGACAAAACTGGACCTGTCGGTCAGGCATTCGCTCAGGGCATGACAAACCTCTCCGCAGGACACACCCCCCTGCTCGCTGTTATCCGACCTAACTTGCCTCCTAAACCTCACACACTCATCGTACCCAAAGTCACCGTCAAAAACATGGCGGACACGGGGAAGATTTTTGGTCCCGCCCAAGCCGCCGTCGCCAAAGCCGTTGCAGACTCTGTGGAAGAAGGCGTAGTTCCCGCAGACAAAGTCGACGACTGGGTCATAATCTGCAGCGTCTTCATACACCCACAAGCCGCAGATTTCCGCAGAATCTACCAGTACAACTACGGCGCAACAAAGATGGCACTGCAAAGAGCGCTAAAGAAGTACCCCACCATAGAGAAAATCAACTACGACAAAGACCGCGCCAAACACCCAATCATGGGCTTCAAAGTTCCGCGCCTATGGAGACCCCCATACCTACAAATTTCCCTTGACGCACCATCACTTGAGGGCGCCAAACGCATACTCTCACAGTTGCCTGGAAGCGACCGCATCATAATCGAAGTCGGCACGCCCCTGATTAAACGCTACGGAACCCGCGTCATAAACGATTTACGCCAAACCGCCAAAGACGCCTTCATGGTCGCAGACCTCAAAACCTTAGACGTAGGAAAAGTCGAAGCAGACATCGCTTATGAGGACACCGCTGATGCCGTCGTCGCAGCCGGGCTTGCCCCACCAGAAACTTTGGACTCGTTTGTTCACGAAGCCAAACGATTAGGAATCTACGCCATAATCGACATGCTCAACGTCGAAGACGTACTAGTCAAACTCAAGTCGCTAAAGAACTTCCCCGACGTCGTCATACTGCACCGCGGCATTGACCAAGAAACAGGCAGATCCTGCGGGTTGGAACGCATAAAACTCATACGCGAAGCATTCAGCGACAAAAAATTCCTCATAGCAGTCGCAGGCGGCATCGTACCCGAAACAGCCAAAGAAGCCCTAGCCCAAGGCGCAGACATACTCATCGTCGGCAGATACGTCACCCAATCCAAAGACACCGAACGCGCAGTACGAGACTTCCTCGAACTCACACAAAACATGCGCGAAGACGTAGACCTCTTCAGAGTCCACGTAGAATAA
- a CDS encoding 30S ribosomal protein S6e, producing the protein MAKFKVIVSDPEDGTSKAIEVEEARAVPFIGKRIGEIVDGSVVDLPAHKLRIQGGSDSDGVPIRPNVHGGVRRKVVLAGGVGFKPKRDGQRRRKAVRGNIITDEIVQINAKIVEKPNKPKEAKAAAKPEEAKPEAPA; encoded by the coding sequence ATGGCGAAGTTCAAAGTGATAGTGTCTGACCCTGAAGATGGCACCTCAAAAGCAATTGAAGTTGAGGAAGCCCGTGCAGTACCGTTCATTGGCAAAAGAATCGGCGAGATCGTTGATGGATCCGTTGTGGATTTGCCAGCTCATAAACTGCGTATACAAGGCGGGTCGGATAGTGATGGTGTACCCATTCGTCCTAATGTTCATGGTGGAGTAAGAAGGAAAGTTGTTTTGGCAGGCGGCGTTGGTTTTAAGCCTAAACGTGATGGGCAACGAAGACGCAAAGCTGTTCGCGGCAACATCATAACTGACGAGATTGTGCAGATAAACGCAAAGATTGTCGAGAAGCCAAACAAGCCCAAAGAAGCCAAAGCAGCAGCCAAACCTGAAGAAGCAAAGCCCGAAGCCCCCGCATAA